In Vibrio gangliei, a single window of DNA contains:
- the gpt gene encoding xanthine phosphoribosyltransferase → MSNKFIITWDNMQMYCRQLAAKQMPAEQWKGIVGVSRGGLVPAAILARELGIRYVDTICISSYDHDHQRDMRVLKTIEGDGEGFLIVDDLVDSGDTARHIRKMYPKAKLVTVCAKPAGQELVDEYIVDIPQDTWIEQPWDMTLQFEEPVNRKQK, encoded by the coding sequence ATGAGTAACAAATTCATTATCACTTGGGACAACATGCAAATGTATTGTCGTCAATTAGCGGCCAAGCAAATGCCAGCTGAGCAGTGGAAAGGTATTGTTGGTGTGAGCCGTGGTGGTTTAGTACCTGCTGCGATTTTAGCGCGTGAACTGGGCATCCGTTACGTTGATACCATTTGTATCTCAAGCTACGACCATGATCATCAACGTGATATGCGTGTGCTTAAAACTATCGAAGGTGATGGTGAAGGTTTCCTGATTGTTGATGATTTAGTCGACAGTGGTGATACGGCACGTCATATTCGTAAAATGTATCCGAAAGCGAAATTGGTGACAGTTTGTGCAAAACCGGCAGGTCAAGAGCTTGTGGATGAGTACATCGTTGATATTCCTCAAGATACTTGGATCGAGCAACCTTGGGATATGACGCTTCAATTTGAAGAGCCAGTGAATCGTAAGCAAAAGTAA
- a CDS encoding GNAT family N-acetyltransferase yields the protein MANFKHDSSLCRYEVEVADNFWAHLDYLESNGVLTITHTFVPDELRGQGCGKVLMETVLSDVEAQGKKVRPVCSYAVVYLDRQTQWKHLIA from the coding sequence ATGGCGAACTTTAAGCATGATTCATCTTTATGTCGTTATGAGGTGGAAGTGGCCGATAATTTTTGGGCACATTTAGATTATCTAGAAAGTAATGGGGTTCTGACCATCACTCATACTTTTGTTCCTGATGAATTGCGTGGCCAGGGTTGCGGAAAGGTATTAATGGAAACGGTGCTGTCGGATGTAGAAGCACAAGGTAAAAAAGTACGCCCTGTGTGCAGCTATGCTGTGGTGTATTTAGATCGTCAAACACAGTGGAAGCATTTGATTGCTTAA
- the crl gene encoding sigma factor-binding protein Crl: MTEPSAPTHYRLMTSLKAIGPYLREGECEAGAYLFDCLSVCVNDKKSPEKREFWGWWLQLEKQDDTFIANYTLGQYDEKGNWLDIAIPEKAQQEVERTLEDFHQKLVKVLSGDYDFTVSLHKNSVDTL; the protein is encoded by the coding sequence ATGACTGAACCATCTGCACCGACTCACTATCGTTTAATGACATCCTTAAAAGCCATTGGTCCTTATCTGCGTGAAGGCGAATGTGAAGCGGGCGCGTACCTATTTGATTGCTTATCTGTTTGTGTGAATGACAAAAAGTCACCTGAAAAACGTGAATTCTGGGGGTGGTGGCTACAATTAGAAAAACAAGATGATACTTTCATTGCCAATTACACACTGGGTCAATATGACGAGAAAGGCAACTGGCTTGACATCGCTATTCCAGAAAAGGCACAACAAGAAGTAGAAAGAACTTTGGAAGATTTTCATCAGAAATTAGTCAAAGTGTTGTCTGGTGATTATGACTTTACCGTTAGCCTGCACAAGAATTCTGTTGATACTTTGTAA
- the frsA gene encoding esterase FrsA translates to MEPSSKNLSENLFKKHQHAEETSSLIGYLSESQALLEENQQRTKSAWYRALRRMQWIWQGLDPIEIESVLARIASSGNKHNHPDWLDTVAGYRPGNWAYEWTQQGVSHQKKASLKEGEAASDELYLASLCFSVASYPHLKGDNLSIQAQILVNKVYKEAMELSPYVTKALEIPYKNNKIMATLHVPHTEKSLPIVMVSAGIDNLQTDMWRLFRDYLAKHNIGLLTVDMPGIGANAHWTLTEDSSYLHQAVLNELPNIPWVDHHNVGLLGFRFGGNVMARLSFIEQDKVKACVALGAPIHDLLSSSEKFGMMPKMYLDALASRMGKKSVDIFSFSKQVRAWSLKSQGLLAGRATPVPILALGLEGDPVGSKKDNQSLAMFSQGGKCLELKTKSLSQGYDQALTSAVDWLKSALNK, encoded by the coding sequence TTGGAGCCAAGCAGCAAAAATTTATCAGAAAACTTATTCAAGAAACACCAGCATGCTGAAGAGACCTCGAGCTTGATTGGGTATTTGTCTGAAAGCCAAGCTTTACTAGAAGAAAATCAGCAAAGAACGAAAAGCGCCTGGTATCGAGCGCTGAGACGCATGCAGTGGATTTGGCAAGGGCTTGATCCCATCGAAATTGAATCTGTTTTAGCGCGGATTGCCAGTTCAGGGAATAAACATAATCATCCTGATTGGCTTGATACGGTGGCTGGATATCGACCGGGAAACTGGGCTTATGAATGGACGCAACAAGGTGTTTCACATCAGAAAAAAGCTTCGTTAAAAGAAGGCGAGGCGGCATCGGATGAGCTCTACTTAGCGAGCTTATGTTTCAGCGTGGCTAGTTACCCGCATTTGAAAGGCGATAATTTATCGATCCAAGCTCAAATACTTGTCAATAAAGTTTATAAAGAAGCAATGGAACTGAGCCCATATGTTACTAAGGCTCTAGAAATTCCATACAAAAATAACAAGATCATGGCAACGTTGCATGTGCCTCATACTGAAAAGTCTTTGCCTATCGTGATGGTGAGCGCCGGTATTGATAACTTGCAAACGGATATGTGGCGATTGTTTCGAGATTATCTCGCCAAGCATAACATCGGTCTATTAACGGTTGATATGCCTGGGATTGGTGCTAATGCGCATTGGACGCTTACAGAAGATTCAAGTTATTTGCATCAAGCGGTACTGAACGAGCTGCCGAATATTCCTTGGGTTGATCATCATAACGTTGGCTTATTGGGTTTTCGCTTTGGCGGCAATGTGATGGCGCGTTTGTCTTTTATTGAGCAAGACAAAGTTAAAGCCTGCGTTGCGCTTGGGGCACCGATTCATGATTTACTATCCAGCTCAGAAAAATTTGGCATGATGCCGAAAATGTATTTAGATGCATTAGCGTCACGCATGGGTAAGAAATCCGTCGATATTTTCAGCTTTTCAAAACAAGTTCGAGCTTGGTCATTGAAGTCGCAAGGTTTATTGGCTGGGCGCGCAACGCCTGTGCCGATTTTGGCGCTGGGATTAGAAGGGGATCCTGTGGGGTCGAAAAAAGATAATCAAAGCCTTGCTATGTTTAGTCAAGGTGGCAAGTGTTTGGAATTGAAAACAAAGTCACTTTCACAAGGGTATGATCAAGCGCTCACTTCCGCGGTTGATTGGCTGAAAAGTGCGCTAAATAAGTGA
- the lipA gene encoding lipoyl synthase, whose translation MSKPIQMEQGVKYRDADKMALIPTKTIAVEKSEILRKPEWMKIKLPSDSQRIQDIKAAMRKNNLHSVCEEASCPNLAECFNHGTATFMILGAICTRRCPFCDVAHGRPNAPEADEPQKLAQTIKDMKLKYVVITSVDRDDLRDGGAKHFADCNQAIREQNPHIKIETLVPDFRGRMDVALELLKDNPPDVFNHNLETAPRLYRRARPGANYKWSLQLLQKFKEQHPHIPTKSGLMMGLGETKEEIIEVLKDLRAHGVTMLTLGQYLAPSRHHLPVERYVPPSEFDELKEIALDLGFTHAACGPFVRSSYHADMQAQGIEIK comes from the coding sequence ATGAGCAAACCAATCCAAATGGAACAAGGCGTTAAGTATCGTGACGCAGACAAAATGGCATTGATTCCCACCAAAACTATCGCGGTAGAGAAAAGTGAAATACTGCGTAAGCCTGAGTGGATGAAAATCAAACTACCTAGCGACAGTCAGCGAATTCAAGACATTAAAGCCGCTATGCGTAAGAATAACCTTCACTCCGTTTGTGAAGAAGCCTCTTGCCCTAACCTTGCTGAATGCTTTAACCACGGTACCGCTACCTTTATGATCTTAGGGGCGATTTGTACTCGTCGCTGCCCTTTCTGTGATGTTGCCCATGGCCGTCCGAATGCGCCTGAAGCTGATGAACCGCAAAAGCTGGCTCAAACTATCAAAGACATGAAGTTGAAATACGTGGTGATCACCTCTGTTGACCGAGATGACTTACGTGATGGTGGTGCCAAGCACTTTGCCGATTGTAACCAAGCCATTCGTGAACAAAATCCACATATCAAGATTGAAACACTGGTTCCAGATTTCCGTGGCCGTATGGATGTCGCGTTGGAGCTATTGAAAGATAACCCACCAGATGTATTCAACCACAACCTAGAAACCGCACCTCGCTTGTACCGTCGCGCACGACCAGGTGCAAACTACAAATGGTCACTGCAATTGCTGCAAAAATTCAAAGAGCAGCACCCGCATATTCCAACCAAATCAGGCTTGATGATGGGTTTAGGTGAAACCAAAGAAGAAATCATCGAAGTGCTAAAAGATCTACGTGCTCACGGCGTGACAATGTTGACCCTTGGCCAATATCTCGCCCCAAGCCGTCACCACTTACCAGTAGAGCGTTACGTGCCACCTTCTGAGTTTGATGAACTGAAAGAAATCGCCTTAGATCTCGGCTTTACCCATGCCGCTTGTGGCCCGTTTGTTCGTTCTTCGTATCATGCGGATATGCAAGCACAAGGGATTGAGATTAAATAA
- the ybeD gene encoding DUF493 family protein YbeD has product MQEQPKLKDLLEFPCQFTYKVMGYAKPELPDLVLGVIQQHAPGDYSPNVKPSGKGTYHSVSVTITATSIEQVETLYKELGEIEIVRMVL; this is encoded by the coding sequence ATGCAAGAGCAACCAAAACTAAAAGACTTACTTGAATTCCCATGCCAGTTTACTTACAAAGTGATGGGCTATGCGAAACCAGAATTGCCAGATCTTGTGTTAGGTGTCATTCAACAACACGCCCCAGGTGACTACTCTCCAAATGTGAAACCGAGTGGCAAAGGCACATACCACTCAGTGTCTGTGACCATCACGGCGACATCGATTGAGCAAGTTGAAACTTTATATAAAGAGCTTGGTGAAATCGAAATCGTACGAATGGTGCTGTAA
- the pepD gene encoding aminoacyl-histidine dipeptidase yields MSNQPSEISQLSPQPVWQFFDKICSIPHPSKHEEALAQYIVEWAQSQNLPVKRDDAGNVFISKPATTGMENKKKVVFSQLSPQPVWQFFDKICSIPHPSKHEEALAQYIVEWAQSQNLPVKRDDAGNVFISKPATTGMENKKKVVLQAHIDMVPQKNEDTVHDFTKDPIQPYIDGEWVTAKGTTLGADNGMGMASCLAVLASTDIKHGPLEVLLTIDEEAGMTGAFALKEGWLDADILLNTDSEQEGEVYMGCAGGVNASIIFDLEREAMPADHTVVKLAVKGLKGGHSGCDIHTGRGNANKFLARFLANQANEFGLRVIEFQGGSLRNAIPREASVIIAVPTAQQSALAQAFEQYTQLVQQELGKVETGLTSQISDASSPFSPFTQSVQSRFIATLNACPNGVIRMDDNIEGVVETSLNVGVITTEENKLTILCLIRSLIDSGREQVEGTLTSLAQLANAHIQFDGAYPGWKPDADSEIMHIFRDVYEGIYGKKPNIMVIHAGLECGLFKKPYPNMDMISFGPTIKFPHSPDEKVEIASVGLYWEQMIAVLENIPEKA; encoded by the coding sequence GTGTCTAATCAACCTTCTGAAATCAGCCAACTGTCCCCCCAACCAGTTTGGCAATTCTTCGATAAAATTTGCTCTATTCCACACCCATCAAAGCATGAAGAAGCACTTGCGCAATACATCGTTGAATGGGCTCAATCTCAGAACCTACCTGTAAAACGTGATGACGCTGGTAATGTATTCATTTCAAAACCAGCGACAACGGGTATGGAAAATAAGAAAAAAGTGGTATTCAGCCAACTGTCCCCCCAACCAGTTTGGCAATTCTTCGATAAAATTTGCTCTATTCCACACCCATCAAAGCATGAAGAAGCACTTGCGCAATACATCGTTGAATGGGCTCAATCTCAGAACCTACCTGTAAAACGTGATGACGCTGGTAATGTATTCATTTCAAAACCAGCGACAACGGGTATGGAAAATAAGAAAAAAGTGGTATTACAGGCTCATATCGACATGGTGCCTCAGAAAAATGAAGACACCGTGCATGACTTCACTAAAGATCCTATTCAACCTTATATCGATGGCGAATGGGTTACCGCGAAAGGCACAACTCTAGGTGCTGATAATGGCATGGGCATGGCGTCTTGTTTAGCCGTTCTAGCCTCAACAGACATCAAACATGGCCCACTTGAAGTTTTACTCACCATCGACGAAGAAGCCGGTATGACAGGTGCATTTGCACTAAAAGAGGGCTGGTTAGATGCTGACATTCTACTAAATACCGACTCAGAGCAAGAAGGCGAAGTTTACATGGGCTGCGCTGGCGGCGTAAATGCATCCATCATTTTTGACCTAGAACGTGAAGCTATGCCAGCCGATCATACTGTCGTTAAACTTGCCGTAAAAGGTCTAAAAGGCGGCCACTCTGGTTGTGATATTCACACTGGCCGTGGTAATGCCAACAAATTTCTAGCTCGTTTCCTTGCAAATCAAGCGAATGAATTTGGCCTGCGTGTGATTGAATTCCAAGGTGGCAGCCTTCGCAATGCCATCCCACGTGAAGCATCTGTCATTATCGCTGTACCAACGGCTCAACAATCAGCATTAGCACAAGCCTTTGAGCAATATACACAATTAGTACAACAAGAACTCGGTAAAGTGGAAACAGGCCTGACTTCTCAAATCAGCGATGCAAGCTCTCCATTCTCGCCGTTTACCCAATCAGTACAATCGCGCTTTATTGCCACACTGAATGCTTGTCCAAACGGCGTGATCCGTATGGATGATAACATTGAAGGCGTGGTTGAAACGTCATTAAACGTTGGTGTTATTACGACGGAAGAAAATAAGCTGACCATTCTTTGTTTGATCCGCTCTTTAATTGATTCAGGTCGCGAGCAGGTTGAAGGTACATTGACGTCATTGGCTCAGCTTGCTAACGCACACATCCAGTTCGATGGGGCTTACCCTGGTTGGAAGCCAGATGCTGATTCTGAAATCATGCATATTTTCCGCGATGTTTATGAAGGTATTTACGGCAAGAAACCAAACATTATGGTCATTCATGCGGGTTTAGAATGTGGCCTATTTAAGAAGCCTTACCCTAATATGGATATGATTTCTTTCGGACCAACCATCAAATTCCCACACTCGCCTGATGAGAAAGTCGAAATCGCCAGTGTTGGCCTTTACTGGGAACAAATGATTGCAGTTCTAGAGAATATTCCGGAAAAAGCGTAA
- a CDS encoding glutamate-5-semialdehyde dehydrogenase produces the protein MDLTLMGQAAKQASYQLATASTAQKNQALSIIADELEVNAKAILAANAKDIELGREAGLSDALLDRLLLNEQRLAGIAADVRNVISLNDPVGSEMDSKVLENGMSLAKRRVPLGVVGVIYEARPNVTIDIAALCLKTGNASILRGGKETFFSNMELVKVIQVALEKAGLPAASVQYIEKPDRELVSQLLKLDDYVDMIIPRGGAGLHKMCKENSTIPVIIGGFGISHIFVDETADLERSIHVIENSKVQRPSACNSLDTLLVHEKVAAQLLPQLAKQLGDKVTLVAEPKAKALLQGVSQVRDAQEGDFDTEWLSYTLGVKVVTDIAEAIDHMQVHNASHSDAIMTESLRNAELFINSAGSAAVYVNASTRFTDGAQFGLGAEVAVSTQKLHARGPMGLEELTSYKWVGKADYLIRS, from the coding sequence GTGGATTTAACATTAATGGGCCAAGCGGCAAAACAAGCCTCTTACCAATTAGCCACCGCTTCGACAGCACAAAAGAATCAAGCATTATCCATCATTGCTGACGAGCTAGAAGTCAACGCGAAAGCGATTTTGGCAGCCAATGCTAAAGATATCGAACTAGGCCGTGAAGCCGGTTTGTCAGATGCCTTATTAGACCGTTTGTTGCTTAATGAGCAACGATTAGCTGGCATTGCAGCTGATGTACGTAATGTGATCAGCTTAAATGATCCTGTTGGTAGTGAAATGGACAGCAAGGTATTAGAAAACGGCATGTCGCTTGCGAAGCGCCGTGTTCCACTTGGTGTGGTGGGGGTGATTTATGAAGCACGCCCGAATGTCACTATTGATATTGCCGCGCTATGTTTAAAAACGGGGAACGCCAGCATCTTACGTGGTGGTAAAGAAACCTTTTTCTCTAATATGGAGCTAGTTAAGGTCATCCAAGTTGCCCTTGAAAAAGCGGGATTGCCAGCGGCATCGGTACAATACATTGAAAAGCCAGATCGCGAGTTGGTATCCCAGCTGCTTAAATTGGATGATTATGTCGATATGATCATTCCTCGCGGCGGTGCTGGTTTACATAAAATGTGTAAAGAAAACAGCACGATTCCTGTGATCATTGGTGGTTTTGGTATTAGCCATATTTTTGTGGATGAAACCGCGGATCTTGAGCGTTCAATTCATGTGATTGAAAACTCAAAAGTTCAACGCCCATCTGCGTGTAACTCGTTAGATACGTTACTGGTTCATGAAAAAGTCGCAGCGCAATTATTACCGCAGTTAGCGAAGCAGCTTGGGGATAAGGTTACTTTGGTGGCTGAACCTAAGGCAAAAGCTTTGTTGCAAGGTGTATCTCAAGTTCGCGATGCGCAAGAGGGCGATTTTGATACGGAATGGCTAAGTTATACGCTTGGCGTAAAAGTCGTAACTGACATTGCAGAGGCCATTGATCACATGCAGGTTCATAATGCGAGCCATTCAGATGCGATCATGACAGAATCGCTGCGTAATGCAGAGTTATTCATTAATTCTGCTGGCTCGGCAGCGGTCTACGTAAATGCCTCGACACGCTTCACTGATGGCGCTCAATTTGGTTTGGGGGCAGAAGTGGCGGTATCAACACAAAAACTTCACGCACGCGGCCCTATGGGCTTAGAAGAGCTCACGAGCTATAAGTGGGTGGGTAAAGCCGATTATTTGATTAGGTCATAA
- the proB gene encoding glutamate 5-kinase has protein sequence MQSDIHQHKASQTIVVKLGTSVLTGGTLEINKVRMVDLVRQCAELKNQGHQIVIVSSGAIAAGREHLGYPALPNSMASKQLLAAVGQSRLIQVWESLFELYGIKIGQMLLTRADLKDRERFLNARDTINALIEHGIVPVVNENDAVATTEIKVGDNDNLSALVGILCGADKLLLLTDQSGLFTADPRKDPNAELIREVKTIDETLRKIAGGSGTTLGTGGMATKLQAADIARRTGIEVVIAAGSSPNVIVDLVSDKPQGTRFIALEESLENRKRWILAGPASVGDLVIDDGAAAAVIERGSSLLAKGITQIKGTFSRGDVVRIRDQHGMLLAKGIVSYSNTELELLIGKHSTEIEATLGYEYGATIVHRDDLVVIQE, from the coding sequence ATGCAAAGTGATATCCACCAACATAAAGCATCACAAACTATTGTTGTAAAACTTGGCACTAGCGTGCTAACGGGTGGCACTTTAGAAATCAATAAAGTAAGAATGGTTGATTTAGTTCGTCAGTGCGCTGAACTAAAAAATCAAGGTCATCAAATTGTGATTGTATCTTCTGGTGCGATTGCGGCAGGAAGAGAGCACCTAGGTTACCCCGCATTACCTAACTCGATGGCAAGTAAGCAACTATTAGCGGCGGTCGGGCAAAGCCGTTTGATTCAAGTATGGGAATCCTTGTTTGAGTTATACGGCATCAAAATCGGGCAAATGTTGTTAACACGTGCCGATCTGAAAGATAGAGAACGTTTTTTAAATGCACGAGACACCATTAATGCGTTAATTGAACATGGCATTGTGCCTGTGGTGAATGAAAACGATGCGGTTGCAACCACCGAGATTAAAGTCGGTGATAACGATAACTTGTCTGCACTTGTCGGTATTTTGTGTGGCGCGGATAAATTATTGTTACTGACCGATCAATCCGGCTTGTTTACTGCCGACCCACGTAAAGACCCGAATGCTGAACTGATCCGAGAAGTTAAAACCATTGATGAAACGCTGCGTAAAATTGCTGGTGGTAGCGGGACAACATTAGGTACGGGAGGCATGGCAACTAAGTTGCAAGCGGCCGATATTGCACGACGTACTGGCATTGAAGTGGTGATTGCGGCGGGAAGTAGCCCAAATGTGATTGTTGATCTCGTCAGTGATAAACCTCAAGGCACCCGTTTTATTGCGCTAGAAGAGTCACTGGAAAACCGTAAGCGTTGGATTTTAGCCGGTCCAGCTTCTGTCGGTGATTTAGTGATAGATGATGGGGCGGCTGCCGCTGTGATCGAGCGTGGCAGTAGCCTACTTGCGAAAGGCATTACGCAAATCAAAGGCACCTTTTCTCGCGGTGATGTAGTACGTATTCGAGATCAACACGGTATGTTGTTGGCAAAAGGAATCGTCAGTTACTCCAATACCGAATTAGAGCTCTTGATTGGAAAGCACAGCACCGAGATTGAAGCCACTCTTGGCTATGAATATGGTGCGACGATTGTCCATCGCGATGACCTCGTGGTTATTCAAGAATAA
- a CDS encoding NCS2 family permease, translating to MLEKLFKLSEHGTNVKTEVLAGVTTFLTMAYIIFVNPAILSQAGMDHGSVFVATCLAAAIGCFIMGFYANYPIAQAPGMGLNAFFTYTVVLGMGHTWQVALAAVFCSGVLFIILSLFKIRELIINSIPMSLRLGISAGIGLFLALISLKNAGIVVGNPATLVGVGDLTSLPAILGALGFVLTIVLVHRGFKAAVMIAILAITAIGVIAGDVAYHGIVSLPPSMAPTFLQLDFSSIFDVGLISVVFAFLFVDLFDTAGTLVGVANKAGFVGKDGKIPRLNKALLADSTATSIGALLGTSNTTSYVESTAGVAVGGRTGLTAVVVGILFLLALFFSPLAGMVPAYATTGALFYVAILMLSGLVNIQWDDLSEAAPVAVVCLLMPLTFSIAEGIAMGFVTYAAIKLLSGKARDVHPGVWVLAIVFLLKFILTGA from the coding sequence ATGTTAGAAAAATTATTTAAGTTATCGGAGCACGGCACCAACGTGAAAACCGAAGTCTTAGCCGGCGTTACGACGTTTTTGACGATGGCTTATATTATTTTTGTTAACCCAGCAATTTTGTCACAAGCTGGTATGGATCATGGTTCAGTTTTTGTTGCGACTTGTTTGGCCGCAGCGATTGGCTGTTTCATCATGGGCTTTTATGCAAATTACCCAATTGCTCAAGCACCGGGTATGGGTTTGAATGCATTTTTTACCTATACCGTTGTACTCGGTATGGGGCACACATGGCAAGTCGCACTGGCGGCAGTATTCTGTTCTGGTGTACTTTTCATTATTTTAAGCCTATTCAAAATCCGTGAGTTGATTATCAATTCTATTCCTATGTCATTACGCTTAGGTATTTCAGCGGGTATCGGTTTATTCCTTGCGCTTATTTCACTTAAAAACGCAGGTATTGTAGTTGGTAACCCAGCAACACTGGTTGGTGTGGGTGATTTAACCTCTCTTCCTGCTATTTTAGGTGCGTTAGGCTTCGTATTAACCATCGTATTGGTACACCGTGGCTTTAAAGCAGCAGTTATGATCGCCATTCTTGCTATTACCGCGATTGGTGTTATCGCTGGTGATGTCGCATACCATGGTATCGTTTCTCTTCCACCAAGCATGGCTCCGACTTTCTTACAGTTAGACTTTTCATCTATCTTTGATGTGGGCTTGATTTCAGTTGTATTTGCGTTCTTATTTGTCGATTTGTTTGACACAGCCGGTACTCTGGTTGGTGTAGCAAATAAGGCGGGCTTTGTGGGTAAAGATGGCAAAATTCCTCGTTTAAACAAAGCGCTTTTAGCTGACTCAACGGCAACGTCAATTGGTGCATTATTGGGTACATCAAACACAACGTCTTATGTAGAAAGTACAGCGGGTGTAGCTGTTGGTGGCCGCACTGGTTTAACTGCAGTTGTGGTTGGCATTTTGTTCCTTCTTGCTTTATTCTTCTCGCCATTAGCGGGTATGGTGCCAGCCTATGCGACTACCGGTGCATTATTCTACGTGGCAATCTTGATGCTTTCAGGCTTAGTGAACATTCAATGGGATGACCTAAGTGAAGCGGCTCCTGTTGCTGTGGTTTGCTTATTAATGCCACTGACTTTCTCGATTGCAGAAGGTATTGCGATGGGCTTTGTGACTTACGCAGCTATCAAATTATTGAGCGGTAAGGCACGCGATGTGCATCCTGGTGTTTGGGTATTGGCTATCGTTTTCTTGTTGAAATTCATTCTTACAGGTGCTTAA
- the lipB gene encoding lipoyl(octanoyl) transferase LipB gives MDSQSELVDTLELNVASPEHVIIRQLGRQDYEPVWQAMHRFTDERNAQTLDEIWLVEHNPVFTQGQAGKVEHLLNTGDIPVVQSDRGGQVTYHGPGQIVAYFMIDLRRKKIGVRELVTHIENIVVGTLKAFGIESAARPDAPGVYVGPRKICSLGLRIRKGCSFHGLALNVNMDLSPFLRINPCGYAGMEMVQVKDVNGPDCVHTVESALMQQITQQLGYTQVEITEQLSH, from the coding sequence ATGGATAGTCAATCAGAATTAGTCGATACTTTGGAGCTCAACGTCGCCTCTCCTGAACATGTCATCATCCGACAACTAGGCCGACAAGACTATGAACCCGTTTGGCAAGCCATGCACCGCTTTACGGATGAGCGAAACGCTCAGACCCTTGACGAAATTTGGTTGGTTGAACACAACCCCGTCTTTACGCAAGGCCAAGCAGGTAAAGTCGAACATCTCCTCAATACCGGCGATATTCCTGTCGTACAAAGCGACCGTGGTGGTCAAGTGACTTATCACGGACCAGGCCAAATTGTGGCTTATTTTATGATTGATCTACGCCGTAAGAAGATTGGCGTACGTGAATTAGTCACACATATTGAAAATATCGTAGTCGGAACATTAAAAGCATTCGGCATCGAGTCAGCGGCTCGCCCTGATGCACCTGGGGTTTATGTCGGGCCAAGAAAAATATGTTCACTGGGTCTTCGAATTCGTAAGGGCTGTTCTTTTCATGGCTTAGCTCTGAACGTCAATATGGATTTATCGCCGTTTCTGCGCATTAATCCATGCGGTTATGCCGGAATGGAAATGGTGCAAGTCAAAGATGTTAATGGGCCAGATTGTGTTCACACGGTTGAAAGCGCACTGATGCAACAAATTACTCAACAGCTTGGATACACCCAAGTTGAGATCACTGAACAGCTTAGTCATTAA